A genomic window from Candidatus Acididesulfobacter guangdongensis includes:
- a CDS encoding prepilin-type N-terminal cleavage/methylation domain-containing protein, with translation MNINRLKSQKGFTLIELLIVIAIIGILSAIAIPTYLNYVNRAKDSEAHTNLGAIFTSETAFAATNSVYISAGNAESTGMPDISSSLTTPTAVHTFYPTGQTVDASNGPFSCTANLLVPTSTYTITNGVAIAATPYTGTGGPSAGGFATMGFIPKGSLYFWYQVSTSPAANTTAPTGTSVTSMSPSTATDGSCGGGLTALAGTDFAGSNPQIYAINDYATTPTLTLGHSF, from the coding sequence ATGAACATTAACAGACTCAAAAGTCAAAAAGGCTTCACACTGATTGAGCTTTTGATTGTTATCGCCATTATCGGCATATTGTCGGCGATAGCTATTCCGACGTATTTGAATTACGTTAACAGAGCAAAGGATTCGGAAGCTCACACTAATCTGGGCGCGATATTCACGTCGGAAACGGCGTTTGCCGCAACAAATTCGGTTTATATTTCGGCAGGAAATGCTGAATCGACGGGAATGCCGGATATATCCTCTTCTTTGACGACTCCAACAGCCGTCCACACATTCTACCCAACTGGGCAAACTGTTGACGCTTCAAACGGACCGTTTAGTTGTACAGCTAATCTTTTAGTACCTACAAGCACATATACTATCACTAATGGAGTAGCAATTGCGGCAACACCTTATACAGGAACTGGTGGTCCGAGTGCTGGCGGATTTGCCACAATGGGTTTCATTCCTAAAGGCAGTTTGTATTTCTGGTATCAAGTTTCAACTTCCCCGGCTGCCAACACGACAGCTCCGACAGGTACTAGTGTTACCTCAATGTCTCCGAGTACGGCAACCGACGGATCTTGCGGCGGAGGTTTAACCGCCTTAGCCGGAACGGATTTTGCAGGTTCAAATCCTCAAATTTACGCTATTAACGATTATGCGACGACGCCTACTCTAACGCTGGGTCATTCATTCTAA
- a CDS encoding CHAD domain-containing protein, which translates to MIYIQGNIDICQSLKYLITARVQEILNVVNNDAIDYNTAENFHELRKQVRALRALLIFIKPLDREHRLNEDRKKLRDWFIASNIRRDLDSLNDYWKILKERQPSSFSDVSLLSKYLLDCSLSTITIAPSNQLIMPLLDIKAVMEQCNKWSTKKKSLTNFVKKRLRSWDRTIKNKGDSFDLMDKQELHILRIKCKNLRYTAEAFLPLWTGKDNGASIVKALTNLQDILGEIHDIDYTPVVISNALNDQNPHLAFEIGFLRGWQTASRINNIRLLKKKWKQYRKAKRPWRNAN; encoded by the coding sequence ATGATTTATATACAGGGAAACATTGATATTTGCCAATCTCTGAAATATTTAATAACAGCGCGGGTTCAAGAAATTTTAAATGTTGTTAATAATGATGCGATAGATTATAATACGGCTGAAAACTTTCATGAGCTGCGAAAGCAGGTTCGCGCATTGCGTGCCTTATTAATTTTCATTAAACCTTTAGACCGTGAACATCGCCTTAATGAAGATAGAAAAAAATTACGGGACTGGTTTATAGCAAGTAATATCCGCCGCGATTTAGACTCTCTTAACGATTATTGGAAAATATTGAAAGAACGGCAACCGTCGTCTTTCAGCGATGTTTCTCTTTTAAGTAAATATTTGCTAGACTGCAGCCTTTCAACAATAACCATTGCACCTTCTAATCAGTTAATTATGCCGCTTTTAGATATAAAGGCGGTTATGGAGCAATGCAACAAATGGAGCACGAAAAAAAAATCTCTTACAAATTTTGTTAAAAAACGGTTGCGCAGTTGGGATAGAACGATAAAAAATAAAGGGGATTCCTTTGATCTAATGGATAAACAAGAGTTGCATATCTTGCGTATCAAGTGTAAGAACCTTCGTTATACTGCAGAAGCATTTTTGCCGCTATGGACAGGAAAAGATAACGGCGCATCAATAGTTAAAGCGTTAACGAATCTTCAAGACATTCTCGGAGAAATTCACGATATAGATTACACCCCCGTTGTTATATCCAACGCTTTAAACGATCAAAATCCTCATTTAGCTTTTGAAATTGGATTTCTCCGCGGCTGGCAGACAGCCTCGCGCATAAATAATATACGCCTGTTAAAAAAGAAATGGAAACAATACCGTAAAGCTAAGCGGCCTTGGCGTAATGCTAATTAG
- a CDS encoding YjbQ family protein, with amino-acid sequence MSDFEINTLKKTNFIDITDEVRNSMNSCFNKPDSGNKEAFSTSGLCLIYTPHTTAGIIINENADPDVVLDIQNFLKSIIPAGIKFNHAEGNSDAHVKSSIIGNSRIVPILNGKLLLGRWEGIFLCEFDGPRTRKVIVAAVR; translated from the coding sequence ATATCCGATTTTGAAATTAACACGTTAAAAAAGACTAATTTTATCGACATTACGGATGAAGTCAGAAATTCAATGAATTCCTGCTTTAACAAACCGGACTCCGGCAATAAAGAAGCTTTTTCAACAAGCGGACTGTGCCTGATATATACTCCGCACACAACCGCGGGAATAATAATAAACGAAAACGCCGATCCCGATGTTGTCTTAGATATACAAAACTTTTTAAAAAGTATTATACCCGCCGGCATCAAATTTAATCACGCTGAAGGAAATTCAGACGCTCACGTAAAATCTTCAATAATCGGCAACTCTAGAATTGTTCCGATTTTAAACGGAAAACTTCTTCTCGGCAGATGGGAAGGTATTTTTTTATGTGAATTTGACGGTCCCAGAACCAGAAAAGTTATAGTTGCGGCAGTTAGATGA
- a CDS encoding response regulator transcription factor: MAKVIMIEDDKEIAELLKEYLHKFNIELVNFETAESGLMALKENAGGFDLLILDLTLPDADGLEVCKSVSQRYSLPIIISSARGDYSDIVTGLEIGADDYVAKPYNPRELVARIRAVSRRKTRDNYTGNSIGNKNGGFEVEENKMLIKKNGEAVDLTSAEYELFLLLYKNKGNVITRDYILENIKTMSYESIDRTVDVLIGRIRKKIGDDPRNPKYIKSIRGYGYKFYVDEN; the protein is encoded by the coding sequence ATGGCAAAAGTTATAATGATAGAAGACGACAAAGAAATTGCCGAACTCTTAAAAGAATATCTTCATAAATTCAATATAGAGCTGGTAAATTTTGAAACGGCCGAAAGCGGGCTTATGGCTTTAAAGGAGAACGCAGGCGGTTTTGACCTTTTAATTTTAGACCTGACCTTACCCGACGCTGACGGATTAGAAGTATGCAAATCGGTTTCGCAGCGTTACAGTCTTCCGATAATTATTTCTTCGGCAAGAGGCGATTATTCCGACATAGTGACGGGACTTGAAATAGGAGCAGACGATTATGTCGCAAAACCTTATAACCCAAGAGAACTTGTTGCGCGTATCAGAGCCGTATCGAGAAGGAAAACCAGAGATAATTACACCGGCAATAGTATTGGTAACAAAAACGGCGGTTTTGAAGTAGAAGAAAACAAAATGCTTATTAAAAAAAACGGGGAAGCCGTAGATTTAACCTCTGCGGAATACGAACTTTTTTTACTTTTATATAAAAACAAAGGAAACGTTATTACAAGGGACTATATCTTGGAAAACATTAAAACTATGAGTTATGAAAGCATTGATAGGACGGTCGATGTTTTGATAGGAAGAATAAGAAAAAAAATAGGGGACGATCCGAGAAATCCTAAATACATAAAGTCTATAAGGGGTTACGGATATAAATTTTACGTCGATGAAAATTAA
- a CDS encoding HU family DNA-binding protein, with the protein MTKKELVDAIAEESNLSKIDSEKALNSFVNAVTAALKKGDEVKLIGFGNFSVMERAARNGRNPQTGKAIQIKASKAPKFKAGKSLKDAVNTVNTKKSGKK; encoded by the coding sequence ATGACAAAGAAAGAATTGGTAGACGCTATCGCAGAAGAATCAAATTTATCCAAGATTGACAGCGAAAAGGCTTTAAATTCATTTGTCAATGCCGTTACCGCCGCTCTTAAAAAAGGAGACGAAGTTAAACTTATAGGTTTTGGAAATTTCAGCGTTATGGAAAGAGCCGCAAGAAACGGACGCAATCCCCAGACAGGAAAAGCAATTCAAATTAAAGCTTCTAAAGCTCCTAAATTTAAAGCCGGCAAATCGTTAAAAGATGCGGTTAATACGGTCAATACAAAGAAAAGCGGTAAAAAATAA
- a CDS encoding EAL domain-containing protein, which yields MCSGENMNKPIFIGRQPIINGDKSIFGYEILFRSTAEENSSGVSVSDNLSATANVLENIYDMGLKALMGEKPAFINVTPDILKKGMMELLPKDKIVLEILETSKIDDNAVSIVNEFKKRGFGIALDDFVYTEEWEPLLPLSDYVKLDVKQYSRTETKEMLLLLKNYGVKFLAEKVETDEDFQFYKSLGFDFFQGYFFQKPAIISSVTLDPDYAILLNIFNSFQSNEDIEKIESLFKMTPDLIYRLLILINSVAYEFMAKISSVKQAIALLGYDNVSRWMLTIILASKKSDFRSDPLLESAIIKGRMMEDICKKYINKNLSDKAFLAGMLSLVNVALGISLEELLNKITVAPVIYEALADHKGKLGELAEFMDEYNSGNYILAGAVLKRINPNASISDILEINTNALMYLEEVKKSGLV from the coding sequence ATGTGCAGCGGAGAGAACATGAACAAACCAATCTTCATCGGAAGACAGCCAATAATTAACGGCGACAAAAGCATATTCGGATATGAAATACTGTTCAGAAGTACAGCCGAAGAAAACTCTTCCGGCGTATCGGTATCTGATAATTTAAGCGCTACCGCAAATGTGCTTGAGAATATATACGATATGGGTCTTAAAGCTCTAATGGGCGAAAAACCGGCATTTATAAACGTAACTCCGGACATTTTAAAAAAAGGCATGATGGAGCTTTTGCCTAAAGATAAGATTGTGCTTGAAATACTTGAAACAAGCAAAATTGACGATAATGCCGTTTCTATCGTAAATGAATTTAAAAAAAGAGGGTTCGGCATTGCTTTAGACGACTTCGTTTATACGGAGGAATGGGAGCCGCTTCTGCCTTTGTCAGATTATGTTAAACTCGATGTTAAACAATATTCGAGAACTGAAACAAAGGAAATGCTTTTGCTTCTGAAAAATTACGGAGTAAAATTCTTGGCAGAGAAAGTAGAAACGGATGAAGATTTTCAATTTTATAAAAGCCTCGGTTTCGATTTTTTTCAAGGGTATTTTTTTCAAAAGCCTGCCATAATTTCTTCCGTTACCTTAGACCCTGATTATGCAATACTGCTTAATATATTTAATTCCTTTCAGTCAAATGAGGACATAGAGAAAATTGAATCGCTTTTTAAAATGACCCCGGACTTGATATATCGCCTGCTTATACTTATAAATTCCGTAGCTTACGAATTTATGGCAAAAATATCCTCGGTAAAACAGGCTATAGCGCTATTAGGATACGATAATGTTTCAAGATGGATGCTCACTATTATTCTTGCCTCCAAAAAAAGCGATTTCAGGTCTGATCCTTTGTTGGAAAGCGCTATAATAAAAGGAAGAATGATGGAAGATATATGCAAAAAATATATAAATAAAAATCTTTCCGATAAAGCCTTTCTGGCTGGAATGCTTTCTTTGGTTAATGTTGCTCTGGGAATATCCCTTGAAGAATTATTAAATAAAATAACTGTCGCTCCAGTCATTTATGAAGCATTAGCAGATCATAAAGGCAAATTGGGAGAATTAGCCGAATTTATGGACGAGTATAACAGCGGCAATTATATTTTGGCGGGCGCCGTTCTTAAAAGAATTAACCCTAACGCCTCAATTTCCGATATTCTTGAAATAAATACCAATGCTTTAATGTATCTTGAAGAAGTAAAAAAATCAGGATTAGTTTGA
- a CDS encoding glycosyltransferase family 2 protein: MLNNKKIIVVMPAYNAEKTLEKTYSELPKDGIIDDIIVVDDASTDKTANVAKQLGLKVIVHDKNKGYGGNQKTCYKEALKLNADIIVMLHPDYQYSPKLVTAMAAMIASDDYDMVLASRIVGKSNALTAGMPIYKYISNRFLTYFENFVFNLKMSEYHSGYRAFSSKLLLKVPFETNSDDFIFDNQIIAQSHLFGFRIGEISCPTRYERDSSSIGFSRSVKYGLGVIKTASQFILCKYNIYKCDYLNKNNKKNNML, encoded by the coding sequence ATGCTGAATAATAAAAAAATAATAGTAGTTATGCCTGCTTATAATGCTGAAAAAACGCTTGAAAAAACCTATAGCGAACTGCCGAAAGACGGTATAATAGATGATATAATAGTAGTTGACGACGCAAGCACGGATAAAACAGCAAACGTAGCAAAACAACTTGGATTAAAAGTAATAGTTCACGATAAAAATAAAGGGTACGGCGGAAATCAGAAAACATGTTATAAAGAAGCTCTTAAACTGAATGCCGACATTATAGTTATGCTTCATCCCGATTATCAGTATTCCCCTAAACTCGTTACCGCTATGGCAGCTATGATAGCCTCGGATGATTACGATATGGTTCTCGCCTCAAGAATAGTCGGCAAAAGCAACGCTCTTACCGCAGGAATGCCTATATACAAATATATATCCAACAGATTTCTTACATATTTTGAAAATTTTGTATTTAATCTTAAAATGTCCGAATACCATTCCGGCTACCGCGCATTTTCTTCAAAATTGCTGCTCAAAGTTCCTTTTGAAACCAACTCTGACGATTTTATATTTGACAATCAGATTATAGCGCAGTCTCATCTTTTCGGCTTCAGAATAGGAGAAATATCATGTCCTACAAGATATGAGCGAGATTCTTCTTCCATAGGCTTCAGCCGCAGCGTAAAGTATGGTCTGGGCGTTATTAAAACGGCTTCGCAATTTATATTATGCAAATACAATATATATAAATGCGACTATTTAAATAAAAACAATAAAAAAAATAATATGCTGTAA
- a CDS encoding TetR/AcrR family transcriptional regulator, with protein sequence MRTNEERSASTREEILRKAMKLFVARGYHNTSIRDIAKESKISTGAIYHHFNSKEEIAVELFNSTVLFLSNLFNKIIDSEETTKNKIKDLIYNLLKIAKDDKVILEYALNVKHKEFIKDGKSICSSEPFETLRTFLKNEMEKGNIRKMDTYISAVCLTGIPVRLIQIKWDNVITKPLDEYKNEVFECVWNALKIDNS encoded by the coding sequence ATGAGAACAAATGAAGAAAGGTCGGCATCAACGCGCGAAGAGATTCTTAGAAAAGCAATGAAACTTTTTGTTGCTCGAGGTTATCATAATACTTCTATCAGAGATATAGCAAAAGAATCCAAGATAAGTACCGGTGCTATATATCACCATTTTAATAGTAAAGAAGAAATAGCCGTCGAACTTTTTAACAGCACGGTTTTATTTTTAAGCAACCTTTTTAATAAAATTATAGATTCTGAAGAAACGACAAAAAACAAAATAAAAGATTTAATATATAATCTTCTTAAAATAGCAAAAGATGATAAAGTAATTTTAGAATATGCCTTAAATGTTAAACATAAAGAATTTATAAAAGACGGCAAATCGATTTGTTCTTCTGAACCGTTTGAAACATTGCGAACATTTCTAAAAAATGAAATGGAAAAAGGAAACATAAGAAAAATGGATACGTATATTTCGGCAGTTTGTCTGACCGGTATTCCCGTAAGGCTAATCCAGATTAAATGGGACAATGTTATAACTAAACCATTAGATGAATACAAGAATGAAGTATTTGAATGCGTATGGAATGCTTTGAAAATAGACAACTCTTGA